The following proteins are co-located in the Rhea pennata isolate bPtePen1 chromosome 2, bPtePen1.pri, whole genome shotgun sequence genome:
- the LOC134137331 gene encoding myosin regulatory light chain 2, smooth muscle minor isoform-like isoform X3 translates to MMNEALDPINFTMFLTIFGETLNGTDPEDVNRNAFACFDEEATGFIQEDYLRELLTTMGDRFTDEEVDELPLREREVPIDKKGYFNYIEFTCILKYGAKDKDY, encoded by the exons ATGATGAATGAGGCTCTAGACCCCATTAACTTCACCATGTTCCTCACGATATTTGGAGAGACGTTAAATGGCACAGACCCAGAAGATgtaaacagaaatgcttttgcttgttttgatgAGGAAGCAACAG GGTTTATTCAAGAAGACTACCTGAGAGAGCTGCTGACAACTATGGGAGACAGGTTTACAGATGAAGAGGTAGATGAGCTACctctcagagagagagaggtgccAATTGACAAAAAGGGGTATTTCAACTACATTGAGTTCACATGTATCCTTAAATATGGAGCAAAAGATAAGGATTATTGA
- the LOC134137331 gene encoding myosin regulatory light chain 2, smooth muscle minor isoform-like isoform X2, with translation MAPAFLPGKNPTDEYLGAMMNEALDPINFTMFLTIFGETLNGTDPEDVNRNAFACFDEEATGFIQEDYLRELLTTMGDRFTDEEVDELPLREREVPIDKKGYFNYIEFTCILKYGAKDKDY, from the exons ATGGCCCCGGCCTTTCTGCCGG GGAAGAATCCAACAGATGAATACCTAGGTGCCATGATGAATGAGGCTCTAGACCCCATTAACTTCACCATGTTCCTCACGATATTTGGAGAGACGTTAAATGGCACAGACCCAGAAGATgtaaacagaaatgcttttgcttgttttgatgAGGAAGCAACAG GGTTTATTCAAGAAGACTACCTGAGAGAGCTGCTGACAACTATGGGAGACAGGTTTACAGATGAAGAGGTAGATGAGCTACctctcagagagagagaggtgccAATTGACAAAAAGGGGTATTTCAACTACATTGAGTTCACATGTATCCTTAAATATGGAGCAAAAGATAAGGATTATTGA
- the LOC134137331 gene encoding myosin regulatory light chain 2, smooth muscle minor isoform-like isoform X1, protein MVSLGSAAAAASAAPRLGRSGGLRRPRGKNPTDEYLGAMMNEALDPINFTMFLTIFGETLNGTDPEDVNRNAFACFDEEATGFIQEDYLRELLTTMGDRFTDEEVDELPLREREVPIDKKGYFNYIEFTCILKYGAKDKDY, encoded by the exons ATGGTTTCTCTGGGAAGCGCTGCGGCTGCCGCGTCCGCCGCTCCGCGCCTGGGCCGCAGCGGGGGcctgcggcggccgcggg GGAAGAATCCAACAGATGAATACCTAGGTGCCATGATGAATGAGGCTCTAGACCCCATTAACTTCACCATGTTCCTCACGATATTTGGAGAGACGTTAAATGGCACAGACCCAGAAGATgtaaacagaaatgcttttgcttgttttgatgAGGAAGCAACAG GGTTTATTCAAGAAGACTACCTGAGAGAGCTGCTGACAACTATGGGAGACAGGTTTACAGATGAAGAGGTAGATGAGCTACctctcagagagagagaggtgccAATTGACAAAAAGGGGTATTTCAACTACATTGAGTTCACATGTATCCTTAAATATGGAGCAAAAGATAAGGATTATTGA